In Pseudodesulfovibrio alkaliphilus, the genomic stretch ACCGGGGCCAACGAGTGTGCGTCGGCTGCCGACGGGAAAAAGGAAATCCACTTCGTGCTCCTCGACAACGGGCGCAGCGAACTGGCCAAGGACCCGCTCTTCTCCCAAGTCCTGCGTTGCGTGCGGTGCGGCGCGTGCGCCAACGTCTGCCCGGTCTACCGGCTGGTAGGCGGCCACAAGATGGGCCACATCTACATCGGAGCCATCGGCCTGATCCTGACCTACTTCTTCCACGGCAAGGACGCGGCCAAGAACCTGGTCCAAAACTGCATCAACTGCGAGGCGTGCAAGGACATCTGCGCGGGCGGCATTGATCTGCCCCGTCTGATCAAGGAGATCCATGCCCGCATCCAGGACGAGGACGGTCATCCTTTGCCCAGCCTGCTGCTGGGTAAGGTGCTCAAGAACCGCAAGCTCTTCCATACCCTGCTGCGCACGGCCAAGTGGGCGCAAAAACCCGTGGCTGAAAAGGACGGGTTCATCCGCCATCTGCCCATGGTCTTCGCTAAGGAGCACGGGTTCCGCGCCCTGCCCACCATCGCTGAAACGCCCTTCAGGGACCGCTGGGAGGAGATTCGCCCTGTGGTGCAGAATCCGAGATACCGCGTGGCCCTGTTTTCGGGTTGTGTGCAGGACTTTGTCTACCCGGAGCAGATGGAGGCGGCGGTCAAGCTGTTCGCGGCCGAGTCCGTGGACATGAGCTATCCCATGGGCCAGTCCTGTTGCGGCCTGCCCGTGCAGATGATGGGCGAGATGAATGCCTCGCGTGAGGTCTGCGTGCAGAATCTGCGCGCCTTCGAAGCGGGCGGATACGACTACGTCATCACCCTGTGCGCCTCCTGCGCCGCCCACCTCAAGCACAACTATCCCAAGCTGGTCATGGATACTCCGAGCCTGGCCCTCAAGGCCCGGGAGTTCGCGGACAGGGTCATCGACTACAGCTCCTTTGTCCACGACGTGCTCAAGGTCAAGGCCGATGACTTTGTCCAGACTGGAGGCAAGGCCACCTACCACGCCCCCTGCCATCTGTGTCGCGGCCTTGATGTGCATGAGGCACCGCGTGAGCTGATCTCCACAGGCGGCCTTGAGTATGTTGAGTGCGGCGAGGAGGAGGTCTGCTGCGGTTTTGGCGGAACCTTCTCCATGAAATTCCCGGAGTTGTCGGCTGAGCTGCTCAAGAAGAAACTCGCCAATGTCGAGGCCACCGGGGCAGGAGTGCTCCTGACCGACTGTCCGGGCTGCATCATGCAGCTGCGCGGTGGGCTCAAGAACCAGGGCTCGTCCATCAAGGTGCGCCACGTCTCCGAGGTGCTGGCCGACAACAGGAAGAAATGAAACGGCAGATGAACGCCGCCGGACCGGGCCGGTATTGCCGGCCCCGCCGACGGCGGCCGGGCAGGGGGGATGCCCGTCATGGCTCCCCGTCCGCGTTCCCATATCGCATGAGGCTCTCCAGGTTGGACCGCAATCCCTTGAAGCAATGCCACGCTTCCTCCTGAGAACCAGCCTTCATGCCGGTCCCCCGCCCCGGGCAGGGCGGGGGACCGATCATTGCCGAAGATTCCGGCCCCGGTCACAGTGCGAGGACCGGAAGCCGTTATCCAAGCGCGGTTCCCCCGGCCCGTCAGGTCCGCCACGGCATCGCAGCCTGTTCCCCCAAGAGGTGTTTCATGTCCCAGACTTCGCCACCCTATCTGCGGCGCCTTGTAGCGCTTTATTTCGGCACGTTCGCCTTGGTGTCGGCCGTGTCCATCTGGTATTTTTCCGCTTTTGGCACCGATCCGGGCATGGCCTCGGCAGGGGTGGTCGCCGTTCTGGCTGCCTTCGGCCTGCTCGGCATCGTGCTGGTTTTTCTGCTTGGCCGGATGCTCGTCGGCCCGGTGGGTGCGGCGGCCCGCTACACGGCCCATGTGCTTGACGGCGACTACCACAAGGCTGAAGACACGGCCCTGATCGAGGCCCTGCCCGGCCTGGGCGATCTGGTGGTGGAGCTGGCAGGGCGGTTCAAGGAGCGCCTGGGTTTCTCCCAAAGCATCATCGATGGTCTGCCCGTGCCCTGCTGTCTTGTGGATACCGACCAGGATGTTACCTTTCTCAACCAGGAATGTCTGGACATGATTGGCGCCAAGGATTCCCCTGAGTCCTTCTATGGCCGGAAGCTTTCTCAGATATTTTATCGTGACGACAGAAAATCGGTCATCGGCACCTGCATGGAGGAAAACATCAGGATGATGAATAGGGAGGCGGTGTTCAAACATGCCGACGGCAGCGACGTTCATTTGCTGGCCAACCTGTTCCCCCTGACCGACGTGACCGGCAAGGTCATCGGCGGCTGCTGTCTGTACCTGGACACCACGGAACTCAAACGGCGCGAGGCCGAGATCGTCAGCCAGAACGAGCGGATCGCCAAGGCGGCCACCGAGGCCACGGCCGTGTCCGAGGAACTGGCCGCTGCAGCCACTCAGTTGGGCGGGCTGGTGGAGAACGCACGGGCCGGGGCCTGCGTTCAGACCGACCGTACCGGGGAGACCGCCTCGGCCATGGAAGAGATGAACGCCACGGTCCTTGAGGTGGCCCGCCATGCTCAGGACGCGGCTCTGGACGCCGACGAGGCGCGGGGCAAGGCCGAGGAGGGCGCGGCAGTGGTCGCCCAGGTGGTGGACGCCATCCACGAGGTGGCCGAGCGGGCCCGGGAGCTCAAGGCGTCCATGGAGGCGCTCGACGCCCGGGCCGAATCCATCGGCAAGGTCCTCGGGGTCATTGAAGACATCGCGGACCAGACCAATCTGCTGGCGCTCAACGCGGCCATTGAGGCTGCCCGTGCGGGCGAGGCAGGCCGGGGCTTTGCCGTGGTGGCCGACGAGGTTCGCAAGCTGGCCGAGAAGACCATGCTCGCCACCAACGAGGTGCATCAGGCAGTCACCGGCATCCAGGAAGGAGCCCGGCAGAATGTCCGGGCCACCGAGGCGGCTGTCGGGGCGGTGGAGAAGAGCACCGAGATGGCCGGGCGTTCCGGCGAGGCGCTCAAGACCATCGTGGTGGTGGCGGAGTCCACGGCCGATCGGGTGCGCTCCATCGCCACAGCCGCAGAGCAGCAGTCGGCGGCCAGTGACGAGATCAGTCGCGCCACCATGGATGTCAACCGCATTTGCGGTGAGACGGACCGGGCCATGGCCGAATCGGCAGAGGCCATTAAGCGGCTGGCCGGGCTGGCTGAGTCGCTGGCAGGCATCATCCGCGAGATGCGGTAGAATCCTTTATAAATTGCGTCAGGCTCGTGACAACGGGCGGTTTTGTGCTTATTTTTTGAAATGACGGAATGGACTTTGGCAACAGGTTTACGGAAAAGTATTGGAATAATTGAAAAGCGTTTCGCAAGGGGTTGAAGAGTGATCAGACACATCGTCATGTGGACATTGAAGGAAGAGGCCGAGGGTAACCCGGCTGCCGCCAATGCGGCCGCCATGAAGGAAATGCTCGAGGGACTGGCCGGTCGCATCGAAGGGTTGCGCCATATTGAGGTCAGTCACGAGATCGTTGGCGCTGATCCAGAATGTCATGTCGTGCTGTGCAGCGAGCACGACGATGTGGACGCCCTGAACCACTATCAGGGCCACCCCGAGCACCAGGCCTGCGTCGCCTTTGTCAGAAAGGTCGCCGCCGGCCGCAGCGCCGTGGACTACGAGGTTTAGGAGGCCGGGCTTCCGGGCTCATGCACCCTCGTGGTCGAGCGGTTTTCGCGACAGACCAAACATCGCGAAAGGAGAACGCCATGTCACTGCGTTACGATCAGGACCGCAAGCGGATCATCTGCCGGTGGGAAGAGCCCACCAAGGTGGTGATGAACAAAAAGGAAGGGGTCATCAGCCGGTCGCGTATGATTACCGTCAAGGTCAATGACAATGGGAAACTCAATAGCAAGGATATCCGGCGTCATGCCCGGCATCCCATGTTTCCCCATATCAACCGTTTCAACCAGATGCTCAATACGATCGATCATCCCGACGGAAACGGCCACAAGTGCGCCGTGTGCGGATTGGAGCAGGGCGTGAGTCCGCATTTCGACATGGACAGGCAATCCATCGTCTGGCTGTGCCGCGAACATCTGACCGAGTCGCCCAAGGTCGATGCCTGAGAGCGGACCGGTCTGCCGCATGTCCCCCGCCCGAGTCAGGCGGGGGACTTTTTCTGTCGTGGCGTCAACGCTTCGCGTTGCGACGAATGCGGTTGGTATTGTCCTTTGTTTTCGGATAGAGTGGCGGCATGTCCGCGAAGTCCGTCATGCTTTTCGTCCTCTTGATCCTGGTTCCCGGCTTTGCCCTGGGGGGCGAGCGGGTCGTCCTGGCCACCCTGGAATGGCCCCCCTATACAGGGGAGTCCCTTCCCGAGGGCGGAGCCACCTCGGAGGTGGTGCGCGAGGCCTTCAAGGTCATGGGATACGACCTTGAACTTCGGTTTTTCCCATGGAACCGCGTTCTTGAGGAAGCGCGGCAGGATTCCGAGATCGCGGGATATTTCCCGGAGTATCCTGATAATTGGCGGCGGGACAGATTCCTCAAGTCCCATAGCGTGGGGGTCAGTCCGTTGGGGTTGGCGAGCAGGGCGGGGGTGGCGATCAACTGGCAGACGCTGGAGGATCTCGAGCGCTACACCTTGGGCACTGTGGCCGGGTATGCCAATACCCTGGAGTTCGACGCCCTGGTGGCCAAGGGGAGATTGACCACGGATTCGTCCAACTCTGATGCCCTCAACCTGCGCAAGGTTTTGGCCGGAAGGGTGGACGCCGCCGTGGTTGACGGAAATGTTTTCGCCTACCTGCGCAAGGCCGACCCCATGCTCCGGGCTGGAGGGGGTGAACTGGTGCTGCATGATCGATTGCTTGGGGTCATTGACCTCGTTGTCTGCTTTCAGGACACAGAGGAGGGCGAGGAACTGCGGCGAGTCTTTGATCAGGGGCTGCGTGAAGTCGATCAGGGAGCGATCTATCGACGCCATCTTGGCGAGTGACCGGGCGGGTCTCCGGAGTTTTCTGAAGAGAAATTCAGAAAAATGCGTTGGACACGCGCTGTGCGAAATGGCTAAAAATATTCGCGTCGCGGACAGGGGCGTCTGGCCTGATCGCGTCTCCAGCCGGGGCGGGATAGCTTCGGGGAATTTTTCGTGAGCCCGGCCGTGAGAACGGCGGGCGGCATCTTTCGAGTGACTGGCGTAGTGATGGCGGGGTGTTTGGACACGACACCCCGGGTTGTTCCCATTTACATGTGTCGTCCCTGTCCCTTGCGGACGCCGATGCCGGTTCGAGCGCGAAGCGGCAGTCGGGGCCTGTCCGCCCGGAGAGTCTTATGGAGCAAATGACCGATACCGTCCGCGTGATACGTACTGGCGAGCCCGTCAGGGCCAAGCCCGGCCGTTTTGACGCCCTGATCAGCTTTGTGCTGCGTTTTTTGATGCTGTTTGTCACCTGGCTGATTCTCTCGGGCATGTTCGATGCCTTTCATGTGAGTCTTGGCGTGGCGTGCAGCGCCTTTGTCACTTGGCTGTCGGCCGACATCTTTCCTCCGGAGGTGCGCCGCTTTCGCAGGCTGCGCTCGCTGTGGCTGCTGGCCCTCTATGTGCCCTGGCTGGTCTGGGAGATTGCCAAGTGCAACATGCGTATGCTTCGGCTCTCCTTTGATCCGCGGCTCAATGACAAAATCGCCCCGCGCATCGTCACCTTCAAGACCGGGCTGCGCAACGAGCTGGCTCTGACCTTTCTTGCCAATTCCATTACCATGACTCCCGGCACCATCACCGTGTCCATCGACGAGCGCGGCTACGTCTCGGTCCACGCCTTTGACGATGTGTCGGCCGCCGGCCTGCCGGGCGACATGGAGAAAAAGATCAAGGCCATCTTCGAGGAGGCGTAATGGAGTCTTTCATCCTGTATCTCGGTATCGTTTTGATGGGCATCATGCTTATGCCCCTGTATCGCGCCGTGGTCGGCCCCACCACCCTGGACCGGCTGATGGGCATGAACGCCATCGGCTCCAAGACCGTGGCGCTCATCGTCATCATCGGTCTTGTCTTCGAACGGGTGGACATGTTCGTGGACATTGCCCTGGCCTATGCCATGCTCAACTTCATCGCCGTGCTCGCGGCCTCCAGATACCTGCACAAACGGGGACGCCGGGACACGGCATCCTAAACATCGGAGGACACGACTCCATGATCGAGATTCTGGTCATTTTTCTTTGCTGCGCCGGGATGCTGCTGTTTTTTGGCGGCATGATCGGCATCCTGCGGCTGCCTGACGCCTATACCCGGCTCCATATGGCGGGCATGCTCGACACCCTGGGCCTTCTTGTGCTGCTGCTCGGCCTGGTGCTTTATGGCTTTCTCCATGCGCCCATGAGTCTGCTGGTGCAGTTCAAGATACTTCTGCTCTGGGGATTCGTGCTGGTTACCAGCCCAACCGCCACCCACGCCATGGTGGACGCCGGGGTGCGCGCCGGACTCACCCCCTGGGTTCAGGCCGATGTCAAAAGGAGACGCAAATGATCTGGGAAATCAAACTGTTGGCCCTTATTCTGGTGATCATCTGCGCCATCGCGGCCATCAACGCCAAGGATATGCTCAGTGCGGCCGTCATCTTTGGCATTTACAGCTTCATGATGTGCGTCCAGTGGCTGGCCATGGGCGCGGTTGACGTGGCCTTCACCGAGGCGGCCATCGGGGCGGGCATCAGCACCGCGCTCATGCTGGCAGCCATTTTTCGGACCAGCAGGAGGACCAAGGATTGAAAAAGACAGCACTTTTGGCCGTGATCCTTACCGGCGCACTGCTCATTCTCTCCATGGAGAATTTTCCTTCCTGGGGCGATGTCCAGTCTCCTGCGAGTCTGCATCTGTCGCGGCACTTCATTGAAAAGAGTTACGAGCAGACCCTGACCCCCAACCTCGTCACCGCCGTGCTGGGCGATTACCGGGGGTTCGACACCATGCTCGAGACCGTGGTGGTCTTCACCGCGGCCCTGGCCTGCTTTCTGGTCATCCGTCTGCCTCGCGATGTCTGCACACCGGGGTTGTTCTACTACCGGCACATGGGTACGGGTCTTGTGGTACGCAAGCATGATGCCTGCGAGCTGCCCGGCGAGAACCCCACCTTCGAGCGCGTGGATTCCGACTGGCCGCCCCATGACGTGGTGGTGGCTTCCACCTGCCGGATGGTCATCCCCTTTATCCAGCTCTTCGGTCTCTATGTGGTGGCACACGGCCACTACAGTCCGGGGGGCGGTTTCCAGGGCGGAGTCATCTTTGCGGCCAGCTATGTGCTGCTGGCCGTGTCCCACGACCTGCGCACCCTGGTCCACCGGCTCAACGAGCGCGTCACCCATCTGCTCTCGGCAGCCGGCGTCCTGCTCTTCTTCGGGGTCGGCCTCTTCGGGTTGGCCATGGGGCTCAATTTCCTGGATTACGGTGCCCTTGAGGGTGTGCTGGGAATGTCCCTGGCAAGCGGGCACTCCCTTGGCATTCTGCTCGTCGAGATCGGTGTGGGCATGACCGTGACCGCCGCGCTGGTGATCATCTTCAAGCTTCTGTCCTCCCGCGGGACAGTCACGGAAGGGTTGTAGGCCATGGAAGACTTCCTGACGCAACTGACATCCAAATACAACTTCTGGGCCTACATCGTTCTCATGATGATCGGCCTGTACGCCATGATCGCCAAGGGCAATCTGGTCAAGAAACTGATCGGCCTGAGCATATTCCAGACGGCCATCATGCTTTTCTATGTTGCCATCGGCTCCAAGGCCGGGGCCACCATCCCCATCCTGCGGGACTCCACCCTCAAGGGAGTCATCGACTTTGTGGAGTACATCAACCCGCTGCCCCATGTGCTGATGCTTACCGCCATCGTCGTCTCTGTGGCGACTCTTGGCGTGGCTCTGGCCCTCGTCCTGCGCGTCTATGATGTGCATCAGACGCTCGAAGAAGACGAAATACTGGAAAAAATCAAAAATCCATAGCCATGCACGACGTTGTCCTGACCATACTCCCGTTGTTGTTCGGGTCGTTCCTTGCCATCCTTGCGGGCTGGACCCGCAGTGCGCTCGTCTACCCGCTGGGGGCGGTCGCCCTCGTCATGTCCACCTGCTTCAGCGTCAAGCTGCTCCTGGGCGTGCTGTCCACCGGCACCGCCACCTATCTGCTTGGCGGATGGTCTCCCCCCTGGGGCATCGTCTTTGTCATCGACGCCTTCAGCGCCGGCATGCTGGTGCTCATCGCGGCATCGGCACTGTTCACCTACCTCGCCTTCCGCACCGAAATACTTGAAGGGTTCGCCGAGAAAACGGCCGCCTTCGTTTCCCTGCTGCTGCTCACCGTTGCCGGGCATATGGGCATCGTGGCCACGGGCGACCTCTTCAACCTCTATGTGCTTATCGAGGTGGCGGCCTTGAGCGGCTACGCGCTGCTCGGCTTCGGACCGGGGCGCGCCCCCCTGGCCAGCCTCAACTATCTGTGCGTCGGCTCGGTGGGCGCCTCCTTCTATCTGCTGGGCGTGGGCTATCTCTACATCCTGACCGGCACACTGAACATGGCTGATCTGGCGCAGATCATGGCCGCCGCCCCGGTAACGGCCTCGCTGCACGGTGCCGTGGCCGTGATTCTCTTCGGCCTGTGGGTCAAGATGGCGCTGTTTCCCTTCCATGGGTGGCTGCCCGGAGCCTATGCCATGTCCGCGCCCGTGTCGGCCGCGCTGCTGGCCCCGCTGACCACCAAGGTCATGGTCTATGTGGTCATCCGTCTGCTTATCGGGGTCATCCCCGGAGCGGCCATGCCCGAGGCCGTGCCCGATGTGGCGATGCTCCTTGGCACGGCGGCCATCTTCGCCGGATCGCTGATGGCCTTTCGCCAGAGGGATCAGAGGCGCATGCTCGCCTATATTCTTGTGGCCGAGGTGGGCTACATGATCGGCGGCATGTTCATCGGCAACCGCACGGCCATGACCGGGGCCATGCTTCACATCTTCGCCGACGCGCTCATGACCCTGACCCTGTTCCTGGCTCTGGGCAGCATCGCCCGCCAGCGCGGCGAGATGGTGCTTGAGAACATGCGCGGTCTGTTTCGGACCATGCCCTTCACCATGTCCGCCTTTGTGCTCGGGGCCATGTCCATGATCGGGGTTCCGCCGCTGTTCGGCTTCTTCAGCAAGTGGTACCTGCTCTCCGGGGCGTTTGAATCGGGCCAGTATTTGTTCATGGTCGGCTTGCTTGTTTCGAGTCTGGTCAACGTCGTTTTGTTCTTCCGCTTCTTCGAGACGGCCTTTTTCGACGAGCCGGGCGAGTCGGTGCGCGACATCGAGCACTGGAGCCGGGTGACACCCCTGGCCGTGGCGGCCGTGCTGCTCATCGTGGCCGGGCTTTCGAGCGGTCTGATCGTGGACCGTCTCATCGCCGGAATCATCCCCGCAAGCCTCATCTAGCCGGAGACGCTCATGTACGCGATATATTCCATCCAGCCCCTTCTGGCCGTGGCTGCCCCTCTGGCGGCGGTGCCCGGCATACTCTCTTCGCGTTCGCCGAACATCCGCGAGGCGTGGTCCTTCGCGGCGGCGTTGCTGCTGCTCGGTCTCGTGGCCTGCATGGTCCCGGCCGTGGTGGCGGGCCACACCTATACCTGGGTGGTGGCCAACGTGCTGCCCGGAGCCCCCATCGCCTTCCGTGTGGATGCCTTCGGTATGCTCTTCGCTCTGGTGGCGTCGAGCCTTTGGGTGGTGACCACCCTCTATTCCATCGGGTACATGCGATCCAAGAACGAGCATGCCCAGACGCGGTTCTTCGGCTACTTCGCGGTGTCCATCTTCTGCGCGGTGGGTGTGGCCTTTTCGGCCAACCTGCTGACCATGTACCTGTTCTACGAGCTGCTTTCCTTCTCCACCTATCCGCTGGTGGCCCATCACCAGAACGAGGAGAGCCGCAAGGCCGGGCGCAAGTACTTGGGCTTCATCGTGGGTACCTCCATCGGGTTGGTGCTTCCGGCCATGATCGCCGTGCACCACTTCATGGGCACTCTTGATTTCGCCGCTGGCGGCATAGCGCTTGGGGCCATCGACTCCACCACCATGACGATCCTCCTCTGCCTTCTGCTCTTCGGCTTTGCCAAGGCCGCGCTCATGCCGGTCCACGCATGGCTCCCTGCGGCCATGGTCGCGCCCACGCCGGTCAGCTCGCTGCTCCATGCCGTGGCCGTGGTCAAGGTCGGCGCTTTCTGCATCATGCGCGTTGTCACCGACGTGTTCGGGGTGGAGACCCTTTCGGCCCTGCATCTGACCGATGTGGTCACAGGTGCGGCTGCCGTGACCATGCTGGCGGCATCGCTCATCGCCCTGTCCCAGGACGGGCTGAAGCGGCGGCTTGCCTTCTCGACCATCGGCCAGCTCTCGTACATCGTGCTGGGGGCCGGGCTGGTCACCGCGGCAGGGCTGACTGGGGGAATGCTGCATATCGCCATGCACGCCTTTGGCAAGATCACGCTCTTCTTCTGCGCCGGAGCCATCTATGTGGCCACCGGAGAGAAATACATCAGCCGTCTCAACGGGATAGGCTACCGCATGCCCTGGACGATGACCGCGTTCCTTATCGGCTCGCTGTCCATCATCGGCATTCCGCCCACGGGCGGGTTCCTGAGCAAGTGGTATCTTCTCAACGGCTCCATCGACTCGGGCCAGTGGCTGCTTGCCCTGACGCTGCTTGCCAGCTCGCTGCTCAACGCGGCCTATTTCCTGCCCATTGTCTACCGGGCCTGGTTCTGCACCCCTGATCAGGCGCAGCATGCCGGCCCGGTGCGCGAGGCTCCGCTGGCCTGCGTCGTGCCGCCGCTGATTACGGCGACCATCACCGTGGTCCTGTTCTTCTATCCCTACCCGTTCCTGAATCTGGCCCGACTGGCCGCCAACTAGGAGACGCCATGAGCAAGAACAACAAACCCGACTTCTTCGACAAGCCGAAAACCCGGCGTATGCTCTGGGCGCTGCTGTGGGCCGCCTGCGGGCTGAGCCTCGTGGCGCAGTTCTTCGCCTCGCCCGAGCCGCATTTCGGCTTTGACGGTTTTCTGGGCTTCAACGCCTTGTTCGGTTTCGCCTGCGTCGTGGCGCTGGTCCTGGCGGGCCGGGGACTCGGCTTCATCCTGAAGAGGGATACGAACTACTATGATGACTAACATGCACCCGTTATTCGCTTATCTGGGAGCGGTCGCCCTGATCCCGATCTTCACCGGGGTCTGGCGCAACAGAATGGTGCTGGCCGCTGCGCTCTTCGGTCTTTTCGTCGTCCACAGTCTCCCGGAAGGACTGACGGCTACGGCCAGCTTTCTGGGCCACGAGCTGACGCTCTTTCGTGTGGACGCCCTCAGCAGGATGTTTGGCTACATTTTCTGCCTGAACTCGGTCTTCGCCTTTCTCTTCGCCTACAAGCTGGTGGATGTGCGTCAGCAACTGGCGGCCCTGTGCTACATCGGCTCGGCCGTGGGGGCTGTCTTCGCGGGCGACCTGATCACCCTGTATGTATTCTGGGAGGTCATGGCTGTGGCTTCGACCTTCCTCATCCTTGCGCGTAAGACCACGCTTTCGTCCGGGGCGGGTTTCCGCTATGTGCTCGTCCATCTGTTCGGCGGGCTGTGCATGCTGGCGGGCATCATCGTCCATGTCCAGGCCACAGGCTCCATTGCCCTGACTTCTCTGGCCCCGAACCTTGGCGGCTGGCTCATCCTGGCGGGCGTACTCATCAACGTCTCTGCCTTTCCCTTTGCCCGCTGGCTCTCGGAGTCCTACCCCGAAGCCACGGTCACAGGCGGCGTGATCCTCTCGGCTTATACCACCAAGACCGCGGTGTACGTCCTGCTTCGCTCCTTTCCCGGTTGGGAGGTTCTCATCGTGGTTGGCTGCGTCATGGCCGTCTACGGTATCATCTATGCGATACTCGAAAACGACATGCGCCGCATTCTGGCCTTCTCCATAACGAACCAGGCCGGATTCATGGTTGTGGGCGCGGGCATCGGCACGGCCCTGTCCATCAACGGCGCGGCGGCCCACGCCTTTTGCAGCATCCTCTACACCTCGCTTTTGTGGATGTCCGCGGGGGCTGTGCTGGCGGCTACGGGCAAGAGCAAGTGCACCGAGCTTGGCGGTCTGCACAAGGCCATGCCGCTGACGTTGCTTTTGGGCTTCATCGGAGCCCTGACCATCTCGTCGTTCCCCGGTACTGCGGGGTTCACCAGCAAGACCATGATTCTCCAGGCCGCGGCAAACGAGCATTTGCTCTGGGTGCTGCTGGTCCTTGAGGTGGCCTCGGCGGGCGTGTTCCTCCACGCGGGCCTCAAGTATCCGTTCTTTGTCTTTTTCAGCAAAGACAGCGGACTGCGGCCGCCCGAGGCGCCCAGGCACATGCTGTTGTCCATGGGCGGGCTCGCCTTCCTGTGCCTTTTGATCGGCGTGTATCCGCAACCGCTGTACGCTATGCTGCCCTTTGATCCGGCCGGGTTCGACGCCTACAAGGCGGGCAAGCTGGTAGGGCATATGCAGTTGCTCCTGTTCTCGGCGGCGGCTTTCTTCGTCATGCTGCCGCTGCTTAGGAACACCGACACCGTCACCCTTGACGCCGACTGGTTTTACCGGCGCGGGGGAAGCCTGTTTTACCGGGCCGTGTCTGCCGTCTTCAACGGTCTCAACGAAGTGTCGGCCAAGGCGGCCGGAGGTTTTGTCCACGGTTTTGCCGAGTTCTGCCGTAAGATTCCAGAGAGGGTGCTGCTGGTCGTCACCAGTCTCAATCCGGATTCCTTCGGCTCCGGCAGGGCCAACTCCGCCTTGCGTTT encodes the following:
- a CDS encoding complex I subunit 5 family protein, with amino-acid sequence MHDVVLTILPLLFGSFLAILAGWTRSALVYPLGAVALVMSTCFSVKLLLGVLSTGTATYLLGGWSPPWGIVFVIDAFSAGMLVLIAASALFTYLAFRTEILEGFAEKTAAFVSLLLLTVAGHMGIVATGDLFNLYVLIEVAALSGYALLGFGPGRAPLASLNYLCVGSVGASFYLLGVGYLYILTGTLNMADLAQIMAAAPVTASLHGAVAVILFGLWVKMALFPFHGWLPGAYAMSAPVSAALLAPLTTKVMVYVVIRLLIGVIPGAAMPEAVPDVAMLLGTAAIFAGSLMAFRQRDQRRMLAYILVAEVGYMIGGMFIGNRTAMTGAMLHIFADALMTLTLFLALGSIARQRGEMVLENMRGLFRTMPFTMSAFVLGAMSMIGVPPLFGFFSKWYLLSGAFESGQYLFMVGLLVSSLVNVVLFFRFFETAFFDEPGESVRDIEHWSRVTPLAVAAVLLIVAGLSSGLIVDRLIAGIIPASLI
- a CDS encoding Na(+)/H(+) antiporter subunit D, producing MHPLFAYLGAVALIPIFTGVWRNRMVLAAALFGLFVVHSLPEGLTATASFLGHELTLFRVDALSRMFGYIFCLNSVFAFLFAYKLVDVRQQLAALCYIGSAVGAVFAGDLITLYVFWEVMAVASTFLILARKTTLSSGAGFRYVLVHLFGGLCMLAGIIVHVQATGSIALTSLAPNLGGWLILAGVLINVSAFPFARWLSESYPEATVTGGVILSAYTTKTAVYVLLRSFPGWEVLIVVGCVMAVYGIIYAILENDMRRILAFSITNQAGFMVVGAGIGTALSINGAAAHAFCSILYTSLLWMSAGAVLAATGKSKCTELGGLHKAMPLTLLLGFIGALTISSFPGTAGFTSKTMILQAAANEHLLWVLLVLEVASAGVFLHAGLKYPFFVFFSKDSGLRPPEAPRHMLLSMGGLAFLCLLIGVYPQPLYAMLPFDPAGFDAYKAGKLVGHMQLLLFSAAAFFVMLPLLRNTDTVTLDADWFYRRGGSLFYRAVSAVFNGLNEVSAKAAGGFVHGFAEFCRKIPERVLLVVTSLNPDSFGSGRANSALRLKQIRESLDAAALPVGGSLVAVTLGLAVLLALVL
- a CDS encoding monovalent cation/H+ antiporter subunit D family protein; translated protein: MYAIYSIQPLLAVAAPLAAVPGILSSRSPNIREAWSFAAALLLLGLVACMVPAVVAGHTYTWVVANVLPGAPIAFRVDAFGMLFALVASSLWVVTTLYSIGYMRSKNEHAQTRFFGYFAVSIFCAVGVAFSANLLTMYLFYELLSFSTYPLVAHHQNEESRKAGRKYLGFIVGTSIGLVLPAMIAVHHFMGTLDFAAGGIALGAIDSTTMTILLCLLLFGFAKAALMPVHAWLPAAMVAPTPVSSLLHAVAVVKVGAFCIMRVVTDVFGVETLSALHLTDVVTGAAAVTMLAASLIALSQDGLKRRLAFSTIGQLSYIVLGAGLVTAAGLTGGMLHIAMHAFGKITLFFCAGAIYVATGEKYISRLNGIGYRMPWTMTAFLIGSLSIIGIPPTGGFLSKWYLLNGSIDSGQWLLALTLLASSLLNAAYFLPIVYRAWFCTPDQAQHAGPVREAPLACVVPPLITATITVVLFFYPYPFLNLARLAAN